In Arthrobacter citreus, a genomic segment contains:
- the ppk2 gene encoding polyphosphate kinase 2, translated as MATNKSTDTKVDKKPVEQQAVPQTNGKVQPSDGKQTVAITADYTNELDELRELKIKSKKIKENADDDAWRHNYPYDTKLSRRSYEKQKRALQIELLKMQLWVKDTGQKMLIIFEGRDAAGKGGAIKRFNEHLNPRGARIVALEKPTDGERTQWYFQRYVAKLPSGGEIVMMDRSWYNRAGVERVMGYCTPAQYLEFMREVPELERMLVNSGVLLNKLWFSVGRAEQVARFAARETDPVKQWKLSPTDLASLDKWDDYTEAKEAMFFYTDTGDAPWTVVKSNDKKRARLEAMRHVLHSVDYPNKDASVAHAPDPLIVGPAASHFEEGEEPSGQFPVVKPKG; from the coding sequence ATGGCTACGAACAAATCCACGGATACCAAAGTCGACAAAAAACCGGTTGAACAGCAGGCCGTGCCGCAGACCAACGGAAAGGTCCAGCCATCGGACGGCAAGCAGACGGTCGCCATAACAGCGGACTATACGAACGAATTGGATGAGCTCCGCGAGCTGAAAATCAAGAGCAAAAAAATCAAGGAAAACGCCGACGACGATGCCTGGCGGCATAACTACCCGTATGACACGAAGCTGTCCCGGCGCAGCTACGAAAAGCAGAAGCGTGCCCTGCAGATCGAGCTGCTCAAGATGCAGCTCTGGGTCAAGGACACGGGGCAGAAGATGCTCATCATTTTTGAAGGCCGCGATGCCGCGGGCAAGGGCGGCGCCATTAAGCGATTCAATGAGCACCTCAACCCCCGCGGCGCGCGCATTGTCGCTCTGGAGAAGCCAACGGATGGCGAGCGGACGCAGTGGTATTTCCAGCGGTACGTGGCGAAACTTCCCAGCGGCGGCGAGATCGTCATGATGGACCGGTCCTGGTACAACAGGGCGGGTGTCGAACGCGTGATGGGATACTGCACCCCGGCCCAGTATCTGGAGTTTATGCGCGAGGTGCCGGAGCTTGAACGGATGCTCGTGAACTCGGGTGTGCTGCTCAACAAGCTGTGGTTCTCGGTGGGACGTGCGGAGCAGGTGGCCCGGTTCGCTGCCCGGGAAACGGATCCGGTGAAGCAGTGGAAGCTCTCCCCCACCGATCTGGCCAGCCTGGATAAATGGGATGACTACACCGAGGCCAAGGAAGCCATGTTCTTCTACACCGATACCGGTGACGCTCCCTGGACGGTGGTGAAGTCCAACGACAAGAAGCGCGCGAGGCTTGAAGCCATGCGCCATGTCCTGCATTCCGTGGACTATCCCAACAAGGACGCCTCGGTGGCGCATGCTCCGGATCCATTAATTGTGGGTCCTGCCGCGAGCCATTTCGAAGAGGGCGAGGAGCCCAGCGGCCAGTTCCCGGTTGTGAAGCCCAAGGGTTGA